From Lytechinus variegatus isolate NC3 chromosome 16, Lvar_3.0, whole genome shotgun sequence, the proteins below share one genomic window:
- the LOC121429621 gene encoding uncharacterized protein LOC121429621, which translates to MAAEERERATKKKLQHFLMQMLKMGCVKGFKYFDIYMRGREEMICTIMNEDLSNNETPSPGIEKERFTFNKTDSGSFDNLPLEQRELMLSQNTQQKLSGFGYMDVGLPPASPSEREIGPINTESTLFLIAGYGKYNCPYVWVRSNHDRLVKISDNPSFSKDSPLRLKSTSNWGESDVKVWQIIAELVKLCTRPAPKNPFEVNMEYFDTLKKGERVIALGAMAYFLQSVVTEGCERSFSGLVANNLREVHRLHLKEFQEVIKENASKQQEAKKLSSRGGSRSGGTSPRKQGGLTPRGPGVAVSQRQQTQGQYGGGTYGQAY; encoded by the exons ATGGCAGCTGAG gagagagaaagagcaaCCAAGAAGAAATTGCAGCATTTTCTAATGCAGATGCTGAAGATGGGATGTGTAAAG GGTTTcaagtattttgatatttatatgAGAGGACGTGAGGAAATGATATGCACAATCATGAATGAAGATTTG TCAAACAATGAAACGCCTTCTCCTGGGATCGAAAAGGAACGATTCACATTTAACAAAACTGACAGTGGCAGCTTTGATAATTTACCCCTTGAACA GAGAGAGTTGATGCTTTCACAGAATACTCAACAGAA ACTCAGTGGCTTTGGGTATATGGATGTAGGCTTGCCACCAGCCTCGCCTAGTGAAAGAGAAATTGGTCCAATC AATACAGAGTCAACATTATTCCTTATAGCTGGCTATGGGAAGTACAACTGTCCTTATGTATGGGTGAGGAGTAACCATGATAGACTGGTGAAGATATCTGATAACCCATCTTTCTCTAAAGACAGTCCACTTAGACTCAAATCAACATCAAACTGGGGTGAGAGTG atgtgaaGGTTTGGCAGATAATAGCCGAGTTAGTGAAGCTGTGTACACGGCCGGCCCCGAAGAATCCATTTGAAGTCAACATGGAGTACTTTGACACTCTAAAGAAAGGCGAGAGGGTCATTGCCTTGGGTGCCATGGCTTATTTCCTTCAGAGTGTAGTAACGGAAGGATGCGAGAGGTCATTTAGTGGTCTAG TTGCCAATAATTTAAGAGAAGTCCACCGCCTTCACCTGAAAGAATTTCAGGAGGTCATCAAAGAAAATGCTTCGAAACAGCAGGAGGCTAAGAAATTATCTAGTCGGGGAGGCAGTCGGTCCGGAGGAACGTCACCCAGAAAACAGGGAGGCCTTACACCACGAGGGCCTGGTGTAGCTGTTAGTCAGAGGCAACAGACTCAAGGGCAATATGGAGGAGGGACTTACGGGCAAGCCTACTGA